In Fibrobacter sp. UWH4, a single genomic region encodes these proteins:
- a CDS encoding cadherin repeat domain-containing protein yields the protein MKLNVKNIGVIFVGLLAASCLWAAESTYSVDVYPLTFGTQDTTAQLKVWNRLMKYKLFAEGLADADGIEGVTFAGQNIHITDEVGYVGSATGDFRLQGNLNHSVGGPVLFAGKFVNGDGTDSILTGPTRFLQKFEPTFNSKDKNFFAGFYCFDAGYNDVYTNPGIEAGKTVVPNTAILSTTSCADTSVVPAVDTDVDIPELTGGVDAYAWKTGISGNGTTEYIHVPPPVDENDFSSYSYFVESISFSNNSKLYIVMPPEGRLTKVFVKTSIYGLGSTDNNDIVVVSGAEGSWNGTEWTEIGEPLENKDYAGNLLFFVNEDLSLGAGQKTMQGTYISTGVIKFAQHTKFAGQLLAKVIRIDADFEAGDFKYVPFNPPVLDPTALASGLFLENDKDVKVPVHLNKATETGVSFKYCFELNDSIAEADFNKIIGDYPRKGMLPPFCGIDSAEVKIDKNGTEPTLLTEVYLNVTDDNLEEGNEMLRMHISELTGAVLPGNKRSGFFTLTLVDAPIIDFVDNKGDYSVEENSPTETEVVRIKLRGSDASKMVLSMEDNGSVKFPLDSLFKYELVKEGSTYYAVITVRDSAKLDYEQIDSVYKVTLVLKDKNGAEGSHTVEAPLNIHIIDVNEMPIAIHPTPDLTINENIPSGTVVDTLEYDDIDKALKYRDDVFVAVGGDTTFFSIDPSGVIRTNQVFDYEMKLYDNRDTTYQLIVLLRDRNDATLSVLDTVVIHIKNVNEIPYILTDTTSVPENTKPGTVVDTLKAVDADFDDVDSLLKFTLVEDPSGCFVVSEKGVITVKECKDLDYEKNKQISIVVKVEDSHGGSSTKTIRVKVLDVPSPTLEITEASNKDSIWVKPKNPIYTNESDMNVCWEVNRTNQDCADTILKPGKNVIRKEVCDIEGFEGCAVDSLIVYYSNAAPVVIVSANPDDQKAANIYTIVEKMDSADANIYVNRTQNDILVTVKDSASHKDTSFTVKLNLETLSVPNKTYETLASVVKESVALDENAKNKKLTPVNGTEIKVSYPAKVAGVDVTVSYMTDNDGEIVKQKVVNDKGKEESIEVITVSYETVINGKTVTVSYLADAATGAKLVKEASGRLMMESAAESEKVQAGSYSVTYEYKDASGNTVVVTYFVDEKGSLVKNSEGNTGYEVSYTYENQYGNSATQSVFIVLDQVGPKVEIITPVKGQVIRSNFVKVVWMVDGLEQDSLTLQGLEKGKNSIKRIYRDKAGNEAVDSVVVIMKDSKDVDISVEQPVTEISKDKIEKFYSENPPKEGQTFAVSIRNPGTGKEVETLIGGDFKTTAGSGKEPYSGETTHLGPTLALDVKLPVVSGVGGLATLDDLLSSDGLIPMEGVDADGGTKMTVEEYVQEYCEDDVKTDDLSRVNLYKTKLSVKIWVYTTLGNFVDYFSFGQDMNDPDYTNDAGMLQMFFELKPDKDGYVRAENGKMMGTGAYLYKVEASIKSHLRCTLPSKEFDSKTKTFGANAKKKGDSIRSSEDLLKPFGYKRPSGK from the coding sequence ATGAAGCTGAATGTGAAAAATATAGGGGTGATTTTTGTAGGGCTTTTAGCCGCCAGTTGTCTATGGGCGGCAGAGTCGACCTATTCTGTAGATGTTTATCCTCTAACGTTTGGTACCCAGGACACGACGGCGCAGCTTAAGGTGTGGAACCGTCTGATGAAGTATAAGCTGTTCGCGGAGGGGCTTGCAGACGCCGATGGAATAGAGGGCGTTACCTTTGCGGGCCAAAATATCCATATTACCGATGAAGTGGGCTATGTCGGGAGCGCTACGGGCGATTTCCGTTTACAGGGAAACCTGAACCATTCTGTCGGCGGTCCGGTCCTGTTTGCTGGAAAGTTTGTCAACGGGGATGGTACGGATTCCATTCTTACTGGGCCGACGCGTTTTCTGCAAAAGTTTGAACCGACGTTCAATAGTAAGGACAAGAACTTTTTTGCGGGCTTTTATTGTTTTGATGCGGGGTATAACGACGTATATACGAATCCTGGAATTGAAGCGGGAAAGACTGTAGTTCCGAATACGGCGATTCTTAGTACCACCTCGTGTGCCGATACGTCGGTTGTTCCTGCTGTCGATACGGATGTGGATATCCCGGAACTCACCGGCGGTGTCGATGCGTATGCCTGGAAAACGGGTATTAGCGGAAACGGGACGACGGAATATATTCATGTGCCGCCTCCGGTTGATGAAAACGATTTCAGCAGCTATAGCTATTTTGTCGAGTCCATTTCGTTCAGCAATAATTCGAAGCTATATATTGTCATGCCTCCCGAGGGCCGCTTGACGAAGGTTTTCGTTAAGACCTCGATTTATGGCTTGGGAAGTACAGACAATAATGACATCGTCGTGGTTTCCGGTGCTGAGGGATCCTGGAATGGGACGGAATGGACTGAAATTGGTGAACCGCTAGAAAATAAGGACTATGCGGGAAATCTTCTCTTTTTCGTCAATGAAGATCTTAGTCTGGGGGCCGGTCAGAAAACAATGCAGGGTACCTACATTTCGACCGGTGTAATCAAGTTCGCGCAGCACACCAAGTTCGCGGGGCAGCTTCTTGCAAAAGTCATCAGGATTGATGCGGATTTTGAAGCCGGAGACTTCAAGTATGTTCCGTTCAATCCGCCCGTACTTGATCCTACGGCGCTCGCGTCAGGCCTTTTCTTGGAAAACGACAAGGACGTGAAGGTCCCGGTTCACCTGAACAAGGCTACAGAAACGGGAGTGTCCTTCAAGTACTGCTTTGAACTGAACGATTCGATTGCGGAAGCTGATTTCAACAAGATTATCGGGGACTATCCTCGCAAGGGAATGTTGCCCCCGTTCTGCGGAATCGATTCTGCTGAAGTTAAAATTGATAAGAATGGTACGGAACCGACATTGCTTACCGAGGTTTACCTGAATGTCACGGACGACAACCTTGAAGAAGGCAACGAAATGCTCCGGATGCATATCTCGGAGTTGACCGGCGCAGTGCTCCCGGGTAACAAGCGTTCGGGCTTCTTTACGTTGACCCTGGTTGACGCCCCGATTATTGACTTTGTCGACAACAAGGGTGACTATAGCGTCGAGGAAAATTCTCCTACAGAAACCGAAGTGGTGAGAATCAAGCTTCGGGGAAGTGATGCTTCCAAGATGGTGCTTTCGATGGAGGATAACGGAAGCGTAAAGTTCCCGCTCGATAGCCTGTTCAAGTATGAATTGGTCAAGGAAGGTTCTACTTACTATGCTGTCATTACCGTAAGGGATAGTGCCAAGCTGGATTATGAACAGATTGACTCTGTGTACAAGGTGACGCTTGTGCTGAAGGACAAGAATGGTGCCGAAGGCTCTCATACGGTAGAGGCTCCTTTGAACATTCACATTATTGATGTCAACGAAATGCCGATTGCCATACATCCGACTCCGGATCTGACAATTAACGAAAACATTCCTTCGGGAACGGTTGTCGATACCCTCGAATATGACGATATCGACAAGGCTCTCAAATACAGGGACGATGTGTTTGTTGCCGTCGGTGGTGATACGACTTTCTTCAGCATCGACCCCAGTGGCGTCATCAGGACCAATCAGGTTTTCGATTACGAAATGAAATTGTATGACAATCGCGATACGACCTATCAGTTGATTGTCCTTTTGAGGGACCGCAACGACGCTACGCTTTCGGTACTCGATACGGTCGTGATTCATATCAAGAATGTGAATGAAATCCCCTACATTCTGACCGATACGACAAGCGTTCCCGAAAACACGAAGCCGGGGACGGTGGTCGATACGTTGAAGGCTGTCGATGCTGACTTTGACGATGTCGATTCCTTGCTGAAGTTTACCTTGGTCGAGGATCCGAGCGGCTGCTTTGTTGTTTCTGAAAAGGGCGTCATCACGGTCAAGGAATGTAAGGATCTCGACTACGAAAAGAACAAGCAAATCTCGATCGTGGTCAAGGTGGAAGATTCGCACGGCGGTTCCAGCACCAAGACAATCCGCGTGAAGGTCCTGGATGTTCCTTCGCCTACGCTTGAAATCACCGAGGCTAGCAATAAGGATTCCATTTGGGTCAAGCCGAAAAACCCGATTTATACGAATGAGTCGGACATGAACGTTTGCTGGGAAGTGAACCGAACGAACCAGGATTGTGCCGATACCATCCTCAAGCCGGGAAAGAATGTTATCCGCAAGGAAGTCTGCGACATCGAAGGCTTTGAGGGCTGTGCCGTAGACTCGTTGATCGTGTATTACAGCAATGCGGCTCCGGTCGTGATCGTGTCTGCGAATCCGGATGACCAAAAGGCCGCCAATATCTACACGATTGTCGAAAAGATGGATTCCGCCGATGCGAATATCTACGTGAACCGAACCCAGAACGATATCTTGGTGACGGTGAAGGATTCCGCAAGCCATAAGGACACCTCGTTTACGGTCAAGCTGAATTTGGAAACGTTGTCTGTTCCCAACAAGACTTACGAAACCCTGGCGTCCGTGGTGAAGGAGTCGGTCGCCCTTGACGAAAATGCGAAGAACAAGAAGTTGACGCCCGTAAACGGTACCGAAATCAAGGTGTCGTATCCGGCAAAGGTAGCTGGCGTCGATGTGACCGTAAGTTACATGACCGACAATGACGGCGAAATCGTCAAGCAGAAGGTCGTGAACGACAAGGGCAAGGAAGAATCGATCGAGGTCATCACGGTGTCCTACGAAACGGTAATCAACGGAAAGACCGTGACGGTCTCTTATCTGGCGGATGCGGCGACCGGTGCCAAGCTGGTCAAGGAGGCCTCGGGCCGGTTGATGATGGAATCTGCGGCCGAAAGCGAAAAGGTGCAGGCCGGATCGTACTCCGTGACTTACGAATACAAGGATGCTTCGGGCAATACCGTGGTGGTGACCTACTTTGTAGACGAAAAGGGCTCTTTGGTGAAGAATTCCGAAGGGAACACCGGCTACGAGGTCTCCTACACTTATGAAAACCAGTACGGCAATTCCGCGACCCAGTCCGTGTTTATCGTGCTGGACCAGGTGGGACCCAAGGTTGAAATTATTACGCCCGTCAAGGGACAGGTCATCCGTTCTAACTTTGTAAAGGTGGTGTGGATGGTCGATGGCTTGGAACAGGATTCCCTGACGCTCCAGGGCCTAGAAAAGGGAAAGAATTCGATCAAGCGAATCTATCGCGACAAGGCGGGTAACGAAGCTGTTGACTCGGTAGTCGTCATTATGAAGGATAGCAAGGATGTCGATATCTCGGTCGAACAGCCGGTGACCGAGATTTCAAAGGATAAGATTGAAAAGTTCTATTCGGAAAATCCGCCTAAGGAAGGCCAGACCTTTGCGGTGAGCATCAGGAACCCGGGGACGGGCAAAGAAGTGGAAACCCTGATTGGCGGAGATTTCAAGACGACGGCAGGAAGCGGTAAGGAACCGTATTCGGGTGAAACGACCCATTTGGGCCCGACACTTGCCCTGGATGTGAAACTTCCCGTGGTGAGCGGCGTGGGTGGCCTTGCGACACTAGACGACCTGTTGAGTTCCGATGGATTGATCCCGATGGAAGGCGTGGATGCCGATGGCGGAACCAAGATGACCGTAGAGGAATATGTCCAGGAATACTGTGAAGACGACGTAAAGACAGATGACTTGAGCCGGGTGAATCTGTATAAGACCAAGCTGAGCGTCAAGATCTGGGTATACACGACTCTCGGGAATTTTGTGGATTACTTCAGCTTCGGACAGGATATGAACGATCCCGATTATACGAACGATGCCGGCATGCTCCAGATGTTCTTTGAACTGAAACCGGACAAGGATGGCTACGTTCGCGCCGAAAACGGCAAGATGATGGGGACAGGCGCCTACCTGTACAAGGTGGAAGCTTCGATCAAGTCGCATCTCCGTTGCACCCTCCCGTCCAAGGAATTCGATTCCAAGACGAAGACTTTCGGTGCAAACGCCAAGAAGAAGGGCGATTCCATCCGTTCTTCCGAAGACCTGCTGAAACCCTTCGGTTACAAGCGCCCCTCCGGCAAGTAG
- a CDS encoding histidine phosphatase family protein translates to MILWTIRHTKPYNPNDVCYGRLDFDVSPTFEEESDGALKALLGAGAKPTRMFTSPLLRCLRLAEKAEKATGLSMEKREEIIEMNFGTWEGQKLTEVPREEMKAWASDLRGYKFKDGECFYDIDRRVQSLLDTLDDNGEFLWITHAGVIAALQHFACGLPDEQFVEGAFSYAMVTRFEFKRDAEGHFRGTFEKIHDGIQMAPLKIG, encoded by the coding sequence ATGATTCTTTGGACCATTCGCCACACCAAGCCCTACAACCCTAACGACGTCTGCTACGGCAGGCTCGACTTTGATGTATCCCCCACTTTTGAAGAAGAAAGCGACGGGGCGTTGAAAGCGTTGCTGGGCGCTGGCGCAAAACCCACAAGAATGTTCACGAGCCCACTCCTCCGTTGTCTGCGACTCGCCGAAAAGGCAGAAAAAGCAACGGGCCTTTCTATGGAAAAGCGCGAAGAAATCATCGAGATGAACTTCGGAACCTGGGAAGGCCAGAAACTCACGGAAGTTCCCCGAGAGGAGATGAAAGCCTGGGCCAGCGACTTGCGCGGATACAAGTTCAAGGACGGCGAATGTTTTTATGATATCGACCGCCGCGTGCAGTCGCTGCTGGACACGCTCGACGACAACGGCGAATTCCTGTGGATTACGCACGCGGGCGTGATTGCCGCATTGCAGCACTTTGCCTGCGGGCTCCCCGACGAACAGTTCGTAGAAGGAGCCTTTAGTTACGCCATGGTAACCCGTTTCGAGTTCAAGCGCGACGCCGAAGGGCACTTCCGCGGAACATTCGAAAAAATCCACGACGGCATCCAGATGGCTCCGCTGAAAATCGGCTAA